In one window of Mucilaginibacter auburnensis DNA:
- a CDS encoding S41 family peptidase, translating into MKYWALSIFVFLTCFSGQLQAQLHCPSYDKINSVKDARADIDFIRNSLEKEHPNLYRYISKQAFDNKIDSLKSSLKRPVTNIALRLGIASVLSSIGDGHLSIRINLSNTEVEAAKAAAINIYPIEQFKYRVLQGRLYITGASETNVVIPSGAEVLSINGIAAAKMLADFFSVIPSDGYNQTFKSQALNMGLIPDLFTQLYGLKKNILFKVKFNDTERLVEVKALPRKTPPQPIGEVTSDFKLLPNGTGYLKIGSFPRMPFDGMPGQIQSGVMGDLLSPYASVFWRLSNTRTTSLILDLRNNHGGDFIAVTNLFSYLISRPSLFAKVDNNVLNDKTKTPDERVKYGSAIPVTPQSANFRGKLFVLVNGCTFSAASLLAANLQGLGNAVIIGEETGGGRNALMGGLTKDVTTPHSGMILQLRTVQMESPVPDNTEGRGVMPDIAISYSINEYLSGVDKELERAKSEIAKQAVK; encoded by the coding sequence ATGAAATATTGGGCGCTCTCCATATTTGTTTTTTTAACATGCTTTTCCGGCCAATTGCAAGCGCAATTGCATTGCCCTTCTTATGATAAAATAAATTCTGTTAAGGATGCCCGGGCGGATATTGATTTCATCAGGAACTCTTTAGAAAAAGAGCATCCAAACTTATATCGATACATTAGCAAGCAGGCATTTGACAACAAGATTGACAGCCTTAAAAGCAGCCTCAAACGGCCTGTAACGAATATAGCGCTGCGACTTGGCATAGCAAGTGTGCTATCATCAATCGGCGACGGTCATCTTTCTATACGTATCAACCTTAGCAACACCGAAGTTGAGGCGGCAAAAGCAGCCGCTATAAATATCTACCCCATTGAGCAATTTAAATACAGGGTTTTACAGGGTAGATTGTATATCACTGGTGCTTCTGAAACGAATGTTGTAATTCCGTCAGGAGCGGAAGTATTGTCTATTAATGGCATTGCGGCCGCTAAAATGTTAGCTGATTTTTTTTCTGTTATCCCATCCGACGGATATAACCAAACTTTTAAATCCCAGGCATTAAATATGGGTTTGATTCCCGACCTTTTTACCCAGTTATACGGCCTTAAAAAGAATATTTTATTTAAAGTTAAGTTTAATGATACTGAACGGTTAGTTGAAGTTAAAGCTTTGCCACGCAAAACCCCTCCACAGCCGATCGGCGAGGTAACCTCAGATTTTAAATTATTACCAAATGGGACGGGTTATTTAAAGATAGGGTCATTCCCGAGGATGCCATTTGATGGGATGCCCGGTCAAATCCAATCTGGTGTGATGGGAGATTTACTGTCACCATACGCTTCAGTTTTTTGGAGACTGTCAAATACCAGAACTACGTCACTCATTCTTGACCTGCGTAACAACCATGGTGGAGATTTTATTGCGGTTACAAACCTGTTTTCTTACCTGATCAGTCGGCCATCCCTTTTTGCCAAAGTAGATAATAACGTGTTAAACGACAAAACTAAAACGCCAGATGAGCGTGTAAAATATGGAAGCGCAATACCTGTTACTCCTCAATCAGCGAATTTTAGAGGAAAATTGTTTGTATTGGTCAATGGTTGTACGTTTTCTGCTGCAAGTTTGTTAGCAGCAAATTTGCAGGGATTAGGCAATGCCGTGATTATAGGCGAAGAAACCGGCGGAGGCCGTAACGCGCTAATGGGTGGTTTAACAAAAGACGTGACGACACCACATTCGGGCATGATATTACAGTTGCGCACCGTTCAAATGGAATCACCGGTTCCTGACAATACTGAAGGCAGAGGAGTGATGCCCGACATTGCAATTTCTTACTCCATCAATGAGTATTTAAGCGGAGTAGATAAAGAGCTGGAGCGCGCAAAAAGTGAAATTGCGAAACAGGCGGTTAAGTAA
- a CDS encoding TlpA disulfide reductase family protein, with product MVYILSIIYRRKALFIAAVSLLFITSTHAQTLLKKHIKITAHIKGLTNGRYYINSTSQSGIDSCNAKNGALVFNYFGEPAGLLIASTKDNGGDGKSFCSPAFWVDNSDVVITGKVEEITSMEVSGSEINVKLHQIQTLVTPLKEERTQFLVASKFTEADSIRRVITELYKTEILRNLNNVYGMILLNHLALTKLLNPSEVEHLLNMFDGKLKDSQYTRSVKGIQKNSSALGIGKLAPDFVQSDKNNKNVALSDYRGKFVLLEFWASWCGPCREENPQLVKIYKKFSKSGFEIIGVSTDVNRQTWINTIKNDNLTWPQISDLKGQGNEAAVLYNINAVPSNFLIDPDGKIIAINLLGEELSKKLSQIFPEN from the coding sequence ATGGTATATATACTTTCTATCATTTACCGCCGTAAGGCTCTTTTCATAGCCGCGGTATCGCTATTATTTATTACCTCAACGCACGCTCAAACGCTGTTAAAAAAACACATTAAAATAACAGCTCATATAAAAGGATTAACGAATGGGCGCTATTACATAAACAGCACAAGTCAGAGCGGTATTGATTCGTGCAATGCAAAAAATGGTGCGCTTGTATTCAATTATTTTGGTGAACCTGCCGGCCTTCTCATAGCATCAACTAAAGACAACGGAGGCGACGGAAAAAGTTTTTGTTCGCCGGCTTTTTGGGTGGATAATAGTGATGTTGTAATAACAGGAAAGGTGGAAGAAATTACGTCAATGGAAGTATCAGGATCTGAAATAAACGTTAAGCTTCATCAGATACAAACATTGGTAACGCCGCTAAAAGAGGAAAGAACGCAGTTTTTAGTTGCCTCTAAATTTACAGAAGCCGATAGTATAAGACGTGTAATTACAGAACTTTATAAAACAGAAATATTGCGCAATCTTAATAATGTTTACGGTATGATATTGCTTAACCATCTGGCGTTGACCAAATTGTTAAATCCGTCAGAAGTTGAACATTTATTGAATATGTTTGATGGTAAATTAAAAGATTCGCAGTATACACGTTCCGTAAAAGGGATTCAAAAAAATTCTTCGGCGCTCGGTATAGGAAAATTAGCGCCTGATTTTGTTCAATCAGACAAGAATAACAAAAATGTAGCGCTATCTGATTACAGGGGCAAATTTGTTTTACTGGAATTTTGGGCATCATGGTGCGGACCGTGCCGTGAAGAAAACCCGCAGCTTGTGAAAATATATAAAAAATTTTCCAAATCAGGATTTGAAATTATTGGCGTATCTACGGATGTTAATAGACAAACATGGATTAATACGATCAAAAATGACAATTTGACCTGGCCGCAAATAAGTGATCTTAAAGGTCAGGGTAACGAGGCAGCGGTTTTGTATAATATAAATGCTGTACCTTCAAACTTTTTGATAGATCCTGATGGGAAAATAATCGCGATCAATTTACTCGGCGAAGAATTGTCAAAAAAATTGAGTCAAATATTTCCTGAAAATTGA
- a CDS encoding fasciclin domain-containing protein, translating to MRKLKLFAAALLVTAGLFSSCTKNNDNIDPNANANITALVSANANLSLLRAAVVRAGLAETLAGSGTFTVFAPDNDAFIAADLGTVEKINAMPVDQLRAVLLYHVLGQQYTAASIAAGTTEVTTVNTAKAYVVKNGSAVSINGAVVKQADIQASNGIVHIINKVIMPPSANIVAMAQGNTNLTFLVAAIVRASTGSTNVAQVLSGNGPYTVFAPTNAAFIKAGFSSIASIQTADPNTLASILTYHVIAARVLSSNLTEGAEPTTLNGAKVKITLSGGAKVKGNSNTTAANITATDMVATNGVVHLIDDVLKP from the coding sequence ATGAGAAAACTTAAACTTTTTGCAGCGGCTTTACTGGTTACAGCCGGTCTATTTTCTTCTTGCACAAAAAACAACGACAACATTGATCCTAATGCCAATGCTAACATCACAGCGTTAGTATCAGCAAATGCGAATTTATCATTATTGCGCGCAGCTGTAGTTCGCGCCGGTCTTGCTGAAACATTAGCCGGGTCAGGCACATTCACCGTTTTTGCTCCCGACAATGATGCATTTATAGCGGCCGACCTTGGTACTGTTGAAAAGATCAATGCTATGCCGGTTGATCAGTTAAGAGCAGTATTGCTATACCATGTGCTTGGTCAGCAATATACAGCAGCCAGCATAGCTGCCGGTACCACCGAAGTTACTACGGTAAACACCGCCAAAGCTTATGTGGTTAAAAATGGCAGTGCAGTGTCTATTAATGGCGCAGTTGTTAAACAAGCAGATATACAGGCATCAAACGGTATTGTGCATATAATCAACAAAGTTATTATGCCGCCATCGGCTAACATTGTGGCAATGGCTCAGGGCAATACTAATTTAACCTTTTTGGTTGCTGCTATAGTTCGTGCCAGTACAGGTAGTACCAATGTTGCACAGGTGTTAAGCGGTAATGGTCCGTACACTGTGTTTGCGCCAACCAACGCAGCTTTTATAAAAGCAGGTTTCAGCTCAATTGCTTCTATTCAAACTGCTGATCCTAACACATTAGCTTCTATTTTAACCTACCATGTAATTGCTGCACGTGTATTGTCAAGTAACCTTACTGAAGGTGCCGAACCAACCACTTTAAACGGCGCTAAAGTTAAAATTACGCTATCGGGCGGTGCAAAAGTTAAAGGTAACAGTAACACAACTGCTGCAAACATCACAGCTACCGATATGGTAGCTACCAACGGTGTGGTACACCTTATTGATGATGTTTTAAAACCTTAA
- a CDS encoding Gfo/Idh/MocA family protein, translating into MEESRRKFLKQASIAAGGMLVSNTAWSAASYKRIIGANDRVRVGVVGYSDRHKGAHMPCFLNHYKELNFDIVAVSDIWNKRREEGAATWKQKLGHDIVACRNNEEMYSKKLVDAVFVSTADFQHANHAIEAVKAGCDVYCEKPFAESMADNREALKVIKASDRIVQIGSQRRSGTNYHAANDFIKSGKFGNITMVELAWNVNQPGRWRRPDIVAQLKEEDTDWKRFLGNRPFEKFDPRIYLEYRLFWPYSSGLPGQWMSHQIDTVHWFTGLKHPRSVTANGGIYQWKDGRRNWDTITAVFDYGPADDLTSGFQVSFQSRMHNGTENPTEIYYSNGGELNLDTNKISPKGGLTQRFAAAMGMQPFLLPEQTLASTERVVASANTGGDALTSAHVRNWMECVRSRKTPNAPVEAGYAHSIANIMTTAAAHTGGRATFDEKTQEVMVNGKVFKG; encoded by the coding sequence ATGGAAGAATCACGTCGTAAATTTTTGAAGCAGGCATCAATTGCTGCCGGTGGAATGCTGGTGAGCAACACCGCATGGAGCGCAGCCAGTTATAAACGCATAATAGGCGCTAATGACCGCGTGCGCGTAGGCGTTGTAGGCTACTCAGACCGCCATAAAGGCGCACACATGCCTTGTTTTCTGAACCATTACAAGGAACTGAATTTTGATATTGTAGCCGTATCAGACATATGGAACAAACGCCGTGAAGAAGGTGCCGCCACATGGAAACAAAAATTGGGGCATGACATTGTAGCCTGCCGTAACAACGAAGAAATGTACAGCAAAAAACTGGTTGATGCCGTATTTGTAAGCACTGCTGATTTCCAGCACGCTAATCATGCCATTGAAGCGGTAAAAGCGGGATGTGATGTTTATTGTGAGAAACCCTTCGCCGAAAGCATGGCAGACAACCGTGAGGCCCTAAAGGTGATCAAGGCATCTGATCGGATTGTGCAGATAGGCTCACAGCGTCGTAGCGGCACTAATTACCATGCTGCTAATGACTTCATTAAATCAGGCAAGTTCGGCAACATCACCATGGTGGAGCTGGCCTGGAACGTAAACCAGCCTGGCCGCTGGCGCAGACCCGATATTGTAGCCCAATTAAAAGAGGAAGACACCGACTGGAAGAGATTTTTAGGTAACCGTCCCTTTGAGAAATTTGACCCGAGGATATATTTAGAGTACCGCTTGTTCTGGCCATACTCATCAGGCTTACCGGGCCAGTGGATGAGCCACCAGATTGACACGGTACACTGGTTTACCGGCTTGAAGCATCCGCGCAGCGTAACCGCCAACGGTGGTATCTACCAATGGAAAGACGGTCGCCGTAACTGGGATACCATTACCGCGGTATTCGACTACGGTCCTGCTGACGACCTGACAAGCGGCTTCCAGGTATCATTCCAGTCGCGTATGCACAATGGTACGGAGAACCCTACAGAGATCTATTACTCAAACGGTGGCGAGTTAAATCTCGACACTAATAAGATATCGCCTAAAGGCGGCCTAACACAACGCTTTGCAGCGGCTATGGGCATGCAACCGTTCTTGCTGCCTGAGCAAACCCTTGCAAGTACGGAACGTGTTGTGGCAAGCGCCAACACCGGCGGCGATGCGCTAACATCTGCCCACGTGCGCAACTGGATGGAATGCGTACGTAGTCGTAAAACGCCAAACGCACCTGTTGAAGCAGGGTATGCGCATTCTATTGCCAACATCATGACCACCGCTGCTGCACATACAGGCGGCCGCGCAACCTTCGATGAGAAAACGCAGGAGGTAATGGTTAACGGCAAAGTATTTAAGGGTTAG
- a CDS encoding DUF6807 domain-containing protein, translating into MNKFLSTTLALAAFSSVAIAQQQVKVVPSAKDKKIEVLIGGKPFTTFLYPDTLEKSVLYPLIAANGTKVTRGFPLEPQPGDPTDHPHHIGLWFNFENLNGLDFWNNSYAIPPAKKNQYGWIRTDKILETKSGTTGVIAYHANWTNQAKEVILEETTRYEFSGNANQRIIDRITTLTAQREAKFTDAKDGMLGIRLAHALEIPSKTDQKFTDDKGIVTIVKAGTDKIPNGNYLTSAGKLGDDAWSTRGEWCKVFGKMGNDSISVSIIDHPKNINYPTFWHARGYGLFAANPLGEKIFTNGKSAKNLTLQKGESVTFKYRIVITNGNTTPAAKELNAIAANFANK; encoded by the coding sequence ATGAATAAGTTCCTATCTACTACATTGGCGCTGGCTGCCTTTTCTTCCGTAGCCATTGCACAGCAACAGGTTAAGGTTGTACCATCTGCAAAAGACAAAAAGATTGAGGTGCTGATAGGTGGCAAGCCGTTCACCACCTTTTTGTATCCTGATACGCTGGAGAAATCGGTATTGTATCCATTGATCGCTGCTAACGGAACAAAAGTTACCCGCGGCTTTCCGCTTGAACCGCAACCCGGAGACCCTACTGACCACCCGCATCACATTGGACTATGGTTCAATTTTGAGAACTTGAACGGTCTGGATTTCTGGAATAACAGTTACGCTATTCCACCGGCTAAAAAGAACCAATATGGTTGGATACGTACCGATAAGATACTTGAAACCAAAAGCGGCACCACTGGCGTAATTGCCTACCACGCCAACTGGACCAATCAAGCCAAAGAAGTTATACTGGAAGAAACCACACGTTATGAGTTTAGTGGCAATGCCAATCAACGCATCATTGACCGGATAACCACGCTTACCGCGCAACGGGAAGCTAAATTTACAGATGCTAAAGATGGCATGTTGGGCATCCGCCTGGCCCATGCGTTGGAAATACCCAGTAAAACCGACCAAAAGTTTACTGATGATAAGGGCATAGTAACAATTGTTAAAGCCGGTACTGATAAGATACCGAATGGCAACTACTTAACCAGCGCCGGTAAATTGGGCGATGATGCCTGGAGTACCCGTGGCGAGTGGTGCAAGGTATTCGGTAAAATGGGTAACGACTCTATCAGCGTGTCCATCATCGATCATCCTAAGAATATTAACTACCCTACGTTTTGGCATGCGCGTGGCTATGGTTTATTTGCCGCAAACCCCTTAGGCGAAAAGATATTTACCAACGGCAAATCGGCTAAAAACTTAACGCTACAAAAAGGAGAATCGGTAACTTTTAAGTACAGGATTGTGATAACGAATGGCAATACTACACCAGCAGCAAAAGAGTTAAATGCGATTGCTGCGAATTTCGCTAATAAGTAA
- the lpdA gene encoding dihydrolipoyl dehydrogenase has protein sequence MQYDVIVIGSGPGGYVAAIRCAQLGLKTAVIEKYATYGGTCLNVGCIPSKALLDSSEHYHNAAHTFQTHGINLKDLKVDIAQMMKRKTEVVQKNTAGIAFLFKKNKIDPYQGVGSFKDKNTIIITAADGSTKEITGKNVIIATGSKPSSLPFIQIDKKRIITSTEALTLTEIPKHLVLIGGGVIGLELGSVYARLGAKVSVIEFMDGIIPTMDKALGKELQKVLSKQGMEFYLGHKVTGATVKGEEVTVTFDSPQGEKKELKGDYCLVAVGRVAYTDKLGLDKLGITVEERGRKITVNDHMETSVKGVYAIGDVVRGAMLAHKAEDEGTYVAETIAGQKPHINYNLIPGVVYTWPEVAAVGQTEEQLKAAGVKYKTGSFPFRASGRAVASGDMDGFVKVLADANTDEILGVHMIGPRAADMIAEAVCAMEFRASAEDVTRMSHAHPTYTEAMREACLAATANRAIHI, from the coding sequence ATGCAATATGATGTTATCGTAATCGGCTCGGGGCCGGGTGGCTACGTGGCCGCTATACGCTGCGCCCAGCTGGGTTTAAAAACTGCCGTTATTGAAAAATATGCTACCTACGGTGGTACCTGTTTAAATGTTGGTTGTATTCCTTCAAAGGCGTTGTTAGATTCGTCTGAACATTACCACAATGCAGCCCACACTTTTCAAACGCATGGCATTAACCTTAAAGATCTGAAGGTTGACATAGCTCAAATGATGAAGCGTAAAACCGAAGTAGTTCAAAAGAACACTGCCGGTATTGCCTTCCTGTTCAAAAAGAATAAAATTGATCCTTATCAGGGCGTAGGTTCTTTTAAAGATAAAAACACTATTATTATTACCGCTGCTGACGGTAGCACTAAAGAAATAACCGGCAAGAATGTAATCATCGCTACCGGTTCAAAACCGTCAAGTCTTCCTTTTATCCAGATAGACAAAAAACGCATCATTACTTCAACGGAGGCTTTAACGCTTACCGAAATACCTAAACACCTTGTATTAATAGGTGGCGGTGTTATCGGCTTGGAGTTGGGTTCGGTTTACGCGCGTTTGGGTGCCAAAGTATCTGTAATTGAGTTTATGGATGGCATTATCCCAACCATGGACAAAGCTTTAGGTAAAGAATTACAAAAAGTATTGTCTAAACAAGGCATGGAGTTTTACCTGGGTCATAAAGTAACCGGAGCTACCGTTAAAGGCGAAGAAGTAACCGTAACTTTTGATTCTCCGCAAGGCGAAAAGAAAGAACTGAAAGGCGATTACTGCCTGGTTGCGGTTGGCCGTGTAGCTTATACTGATAAATTAGGTTTAGATAAGCTTGGCATTACCGTTGAAGAACGCGGCAGAAAAATTACTGTTAACGACCACATGGAAACCAGCGTAAAAGGCGTTTATGCTATTGGCGATGTTGTGCGCGGCGCTATGCTGGCTCACAAAGCTGAAGACGAGGGTACTTATGTTGCTGAAACTATTGCGGGCCAAAAACCACACATTAATTATAACCTGATTCCGGGCGTTGTTTATACCTGGCCTGAGGTTGCGGCAGTTGGCCAAACCGAAGAGCAATTGAAAGCAGCGGGTGTTAAATATAAAACAGGTTCATTCCCGTTCCGTGCAAGCGGCAGGGCAGTAGCCAGCGGAGATATGGATGGTTTTGTTAAAGTACTGGCTGATGCTAATACCGACGAGATTTTAGGCGTACACATGATAGGTCCGCGTGCGGCTGATATGATTGCCGAGGCTGTTTGTGCTATGGAGTTCCGTGCAAGTGCTGAGGATGTTACCCGCATGAGCCATGCTCACCCAACTTATACCGAAGCTATGCGCGAAGCATGTTTAGCAGCTACTGCTAACAGAGCGATACATATATAA
- a CDS encoding M1 family metallopeptidase, whose translation MKFVKILLVLLGLTPAFAQAQLMTTKQKYTRADTLRGMLTPLRTCYDINYYHLDVKFDIAKKYISGSNQFKFTATEDFNKLQFDLFDNLKVEKVVYKGTEVPFTREFNAVFVTFPQTIKKGAKDEFTVYYSGNPITAKNAPWDGGVVYTTDSLGRPFVATACQGLGASVWWPNKDHQADEVDSMLISISVPKGLTNVSNGRLRKTTDLKDGYTKFDWFLGSPINNYGVAVNIGNYAHLTDSYAGEKGKLSIDYWVLNYNAVKAKKQFDANVKPMLKAFEHWFGPYPWYEDGYKLVETPFLGMEHQSAVAYGNAYGNGYLGQDLSGTGWGLKWDYIVVHESGHEWFGNNITSKDIADMWIHESFTDYSESLFIEQQYGKQAGLEYNFGLRKGIDNDAPIVGPYNVNKEGSGDMYPKGSVLLSMIRTIINNDAKWRDILRGLNQTFGRKTVTYEDITGYIAKQSGINLLPVFDQYLHYKSLPILNIESINGKLYCRWIADAQGFTIPVKIRVKGGEWKFVSPTARLKPLEVAGLTKDNIEVDTFNYYIGTLIE comes from the coding sequence ATGAAATTTGTTAAAATCCTCCTTGTCCTGTTAGGGCTTACTCCTGCTTTTGCCCAGGCGCAACTCATGACCACCAAGCAAAAATACACACGGGCAGATACATTGCGCGGTATGCTTACGCCGTTACGCACCTGTTATGATATTAACTATTATCACCTCGATGTTAAGTTTGATATAGCTAAAAAGTACATCAGCGGCAGCAACCAGTTTAAGTTTACAGCTACTGAAGATTTTAACAAACTGCAGTTTGACCTTTTTGATAACCTGAAAGTAGAAAAAGTAGTCTACAAAGGCACCGAAGTGCCTTTTACCCGGGAGTTCAACGCTGTTTTTGTAACCTTTCCGCAAACCATCAAAAAAGGCGCTAAAGATGAATTTACTGTTTACTATTCCGGCAACCCTATTACAGCTAAGAACGCGCCTTGGGATGGCGGCGTAGTTTATACAACAGACTCGTTAGGCAGACCATTTGTTGCCACAGCCTGCCAGGGTTTAGGTGCCAGCGTTTGGTGGCCTAACAAAGACCATCAAGCTGATGAGGTAGACAGCATGCTCATCAGCATCAGCGTTCCAAAAGGCCTAACCAATGTTTCAAACGGTCGTTTACGCAAAACAACCGACCTGAAAGATGGCTATACTAAATTTGACTGGTTTTTGGGTAGTCCAATTAATAATTATGGTGTTGCTGTCAACATTGGCAATTACGCGCACCTAACTGACAGCTACGCCGGCGAAAAAGGCAAATTAAGCATTGATTACTGGGTATTGAATTACAATGCGGTTAAAGCCAAAAAACAGTTTGATGCCAACGTTAAACCCATGCTAAAAGCCTTTGAGCACTGGTTTGGCCCCTACCCATGGTATGAAGATGGTTACAAGTTAGTTGAAACGCCATTTTTAGGTATGGAACATCAAAGCGCGGTGGCGTATGGCAACGCTTATGGAAACGGCTATCTGGGTCAGGATCTTTCAGGCACGGGCTGGGGATTAAAATGGGATTATATTGTGGTGCACGAAAGTGGGCACGAGTGGTTTGGCAATAATATCACATCAAAAGATATTGCAGACATGTGGATACATGAAAGCTTTACTGATTATTCCGAATCGCTGTTTATTGAGCAACAGTATGGCAAACAAGCCGGGCTTGAATACAACTTTGGTTTACGTAAAGGTATTGACAATGATGCGCCCATTGTTGGCCCGTACAACGTTAATAAAGAAGGTTCTGGCGATATGTATCCGAAGGGTTCGGTATTGCTGAGCATGATACGTACCATTATTAATAATGATGCCAAATGGCGCGATATTTTACGCGGATTGAACCAAACTTTTGGCCGGAAAACAGTTACTTATGAAGATATCACCGGCTACATCGCCAAACAATCAGGCATAAATTTATTGCCTGTATTTGACCAATACCTGCATTACAAAAGTTTGCCTATTTTGAATATTGAAAGCATTAACGGTAAGTTATATTGCCGTTGGATAGCCGATGCACAGGGCTTTACAATACCTGTTAAGATAAGGGTTAAAGGAGGCGAGTGGAAATTTGTAAGCCCTACTGCCAGGTTAAAGCCGCTGGAGGTTGCTGGCCTTACCAAGGATAATATAGAAGTAGATACCTTTAATTATTACATAGGTACGCTGATAGAATAA
- a CDS encoding hypervirulence associated TUDOR domain-containing protein — protein sequence MKKGDEVTWKWGKGKAEGEIVEKHNKPVSKTIKGSKIKRNASKDEPAYEIKQEDGGKVIKSESELKKA from the coding sequence ATGAAAAAGGGAGATGAAGTAACCTGGAAATGGGGCAAAGGCAAAGCCGAAGGCGAAATTGTTGAAAAGCATAACAAACCGGTAAGTAAAACAATTAAAGGCAGCAAGATTAAACGCAACGCCAGCAAAGACGAACCCGCCTATGAAATTAAGCAGGAAGATGGCGGAAAGGTAATCAAATCAGAAAGTGAGTTGAAAAAAGCCTGA
- a CDS encoding ABC transporter ATP-binding protein — protein sequence MLKQPIITVKNLVKNYGDFKAVQDISFEVFEGEIFGLLGPNGAGKTTTLEIIETLRDKTSGTVTVDGFDIDTQAGEIKKRIGVQLQAAGYYPSLNLSELIVLFCGLYGVEKSAEEMLAKVALTDKAKAKYKDLSGGQKQRFSIATTLINDPRIVFLDEPTTGLDPQARRNLWDLIKEIRDNGTTVVITTHYMDEAEVLCDRVAFVDGGKIIGIDTPDQFIDNLVATGFERPKQVKAANLEDVFINLTGKEWRG from the coding sequence ATGTTAAAACAACCCATCATCACAGTAAAAAACCTGGTAAAAAACTATGGCGATTTTAAGGCTGTGCAGGATATTAGCTTCGAGGTTTTTGAAGGCGAAATTTTTGGCTTGCTTGGCCCTAATGGTGCCGGTAAAACCACTACTCTTGAGATCATAGAAACCCTGCGCGATAAAACATCCGGAACGGTTACAGTTGATGGGTTTGATATTGACACCCAGGCCGGCGAAATTAAAAAACGCATCGGTGTACAGTTGCAGGCTGCCGGTTATTACCCAAGCCTGAACCTGAGTGAACTGATAGTTTTATTTTGCGGATTATACGGCGTAGAAAAATCAGCAGAGGAAATGCTGGCTAAAGTGGCGCTAACCGATAAGGCCAAAGCTAAATACAAAGACCTTTCCGGAGGGCAGAAGCAGCGTTTTTCAATCGCTACTACGCTGATAAACGATCCGCGCATTGTTTTTTTAGATGAGCCTACAACTGGCCTTGACCCGCAGGCGCGCCGTAACCTATGGGACCTGATCAAAGAGATACGTGATAACGGAACCACTGTGGTAATAACCACTCATTATATGGATGAAGCCGAAGTACTATGCGACCGCGTAGCGTTCGTGGACGGTGGTAAAATTATAGGCATTGACACACCCGACCAGTTTATTGATAATCTGGTAGCTACCGGCTTTGAACGCCCAAAACAGGTTAAAGCTGCTAACCTGGAAGATGTATTTATTAACCTTACCGGGAAGGAATGGCGCGGATAA